Proteins found in one Dermochelys coriacea isolate rDerCor1 chromosome 17, rDerCor1.pri.v4, whole genome shotgun sequence genomic segment:
- the SDF2 gene encoding stromal cell-derived factor 2: protein MRRWRVPGPRLLILVVGLGAAAGSEPGPVTCGSVVKLLNVRHNVRLHSHDVRYGSGSGQQSVTGVSAVDDSNSYWRVRGKTSTVCERGTPVKCGQSIRLTHINTGRNLHSHHFTSPLSGNQEVSAFGEDGEGDYLDDWTVLCSGTYWVQDGEVRFKHSSTDMLLSVTGEQYGRPIHGQKEVHGMSYSNQNNNWKVMEGIFMKPSELLKTDSYHAEL from the exons ATGCGGCGGTGGCGAGTCCCGGGGCCCCGGCTCCTAATACTGGTGGTGGGCTTGGGCGCGGCGGCGGGCTCCGAGCCCGGCCCGGTCACCTGCGGCTCCGTAGTGAAGCTGCTCAACGTCCGCCACAACGTCCGGCTCCACTCGCACGACGTGCGCTACGGATCCG GTAGTGGGCAGCAGTCAGTGACGGGCGTCTCTGCTGTGGACGACAGTAACAGTTACTGGAGGGTTCGGGGAAAGACATCCACGGTCTGTGAGAGGGGGACTCCTGTGAAATGTGGCCAGTCCATCCGGCTGACCCACATCAACACAGGGCGAAACCTGCACAGCCATCACTTCACGTCGCCTCTCTCAGGGAACCAG GAAGTCAGCGCGTTTGGGGAGGATGGCGAGGGAGACTACCTGGATGACTGGACTGTTCTGTGCAGTGGGACCTACTGGGTGCAGGATGGCGAGGTACGGTTCAAGCACTCATCTACTGACATGCTCCTGTctgtgactggggagcagtatgGGCGACCTATCCATGGCCAAAAGGAAGTCCATGGCATGTCCTACTCCAACCAGAACAACAACTGGAAGGTGATGGAGGGGATCTTCATGAAACCCAGTGAGCTGTTGAAGACTGACTCCTATCATGCTGAGCTTTGA